In Myxococcota bacterium, a genomic segment contains:
- a CDS encoding VOC family protein has protein sequence MANNVAHFHFEADDPARARRFYEAVFGWRFRAFGPPDFFTIATGDDARPGIHGSLSRRPPGHGAGEGGFECTISVDDVDAIARAVTAAGGRIVMPRNVIHGVGEHIRFEDTEGNVVAALKYFDESQRG, from the coding sequence ATGGCCAACAACGTCGCTCACTTCCACTTCGAGGCCGACGACCCGGCGCGCGCGAGGCGCTTCTACGAGGCGGTGTTCGGCTGGCGCTTCCGCGCCTTTGGGCCCCCCGACTTCTTCACGATCGCGACCGGCGACGACGCGCGCCCCGGGATCCACGGCTCGCTGAGCCGCCGCCCGCCGGGACACGGCGCCGGCGAGGGCGGCTTCGAGTGCACGATCTCGGTCGACGACGTGGACGCGATCGCCCGGGCGGTCACTGCTGCGGGCGGCAGGATCGTCATGCCGCGCAACGTGATCCACGGCGTGGGCGAGCACATCCGCTTCGAGGACACCGAGGGCAACGTGGTCGCCGCGCTGAAGTACTTCGACGAGAGCCAGCGCGGCTGA
- a CDS encoding 3'-5' exonuclease, which yields MIREVAERVWAFDLEWVPDPLAGRVLYDLPDSLPDADVLREMWRAGGATEEDPTPFLKTAVCRIVSIAVVERRARDDGPGALRLLSLPHAPRNPDEAREADVVGRFLEALGKYKPQLVGFNSHDSDLKILVQRALVLGVQATDFADRPDKPWNGPDYFARASDSNIDLKQIVGGWGKAVPSLHEIAVQCGIPGKLDVDGNDVARMWLEGRLPEIVAYNEMDALTTYLVWLRLAHFGGYFTTAGYQAEQAEVWSLVEREMAAGKPYLGRYLDAWSALRARVASR from the coding sequence GTGATTCGCGAGGTCGCGGAGCGGGTCTGGGCGTTCGACCTGGAGTGGGTGCCCGATCCGCTGGCCGGGCGCGTGCTCTACGACCTGCCCGACTCACTCCCCGACGCCGACGTGCTGCGCGAGATGTGGCGCGCGGGCGGCGCGACCGAGGAAGACCCGACTCCGTTCCTGAAGACCGCCGTGTGTCGGATCGTCTCGATCGCGGTCGTGGAGCGGCGCGCGCGCGACGACGGACCGGGCGCGCTGCGGCTCCTGTCCTTGCCGCACGCGCCCAGAAACCCCGACGAGGCGCGCGAGGCCGACGTCGTGGGGCGCTTCCTCGAGGCGCTGGGCAAGTACAAGCCCCAGCTCGTGGGCTTCAACTCGCACGACTCGGACCTGAAGATCCTGGTGCAGCGGGCGCTCGTGCTGGGCGTGCAGGCGACGGACTTCGCCGACCGGCCCGACAAGCCCTGGAACGGCCCCGACTACTTCGCGCGCGCGAGTGACTCGAACATCGACCTGAAGCAGATCGTCGGCGGCTGGGGCAAGGCCGTGCCTTCGCTGCACGAGATCGCCGTGCAGTGCGGGATTCCGGGCAAGCTCGACGTCGACGGCAACGACGTGGCGCGCATGTGGCTCGAGGGCCGGCTGCCCGAGATCGTCGCCTACAACGAGATGGACGCGCTCACCACGTATCTGGTGTGGCTGCGCCTGGCGCACTTCGGCGGCTACTTCACGACCGCCGGCTACCAGGCGGAGCAGGCCGAGGTGTGGTCGCTGGTCGAGCGCGAGATGGCCGCGGGCAAGCCGTATCTCGGGCGCTATCTCGACGCCTGGTCCGCGCTCCGCGCGCGCGTCGCGAGCCGGTAG